TGGATTCTGCTCAGCAACACTTCCAGTGGTTGGTCTGCAGGAAACATGGCAAAGTGAAGGACAGATTCAATCCATCTCATTTCAGTGCAATCTTCTCGCACTAAACCCAACTCAGGGAAACTTTCTTGCATAATTGGCAGTAGCTCATCGATCCCGCCAAGGAAAAGCGAATGAAAAGACGCCTGAATGGTGCCACTGGGGATCTTTCTTATGACAGTTCTGAAGAATATATTTTCATCTATTTTGTGGGCGACATATTGCAACTTTTGAACGAGTTGGGTTGCATTTTGTTCCGAAGTTCTATCAATTGTGAAAACAGTGACTCTTTCAGGAACGTCCACCAATTTTATCTTCCATGAAAGAATCACTCCGAAGCTGGAACCTCCGCTACCTCTGATAGCCCAGAATAGATCTTCACCCATGGATTCTCTATCAAGAATCCTGCCATTAACGACAGCTATTCTTGCATCAATGACATTATCGGCAGCAAGACCATATTTTCTCAGCATGGTACCGTACCCTCCTCCACTCAAGTGCCCGCCAACGCCAACAGAGGGGCAAAGGCCTCCAGGAAATCCTAGAGTTTGGCTTTTCTCTGCAATTCTATAATACAAAGAGCCTAGAGTTGCTCCAGACTGAACCCAAGCGGTTTTCTGCTCAGCATCAATTGCAACTTCACTGAGGTTGATCATATCAAGAATCATAAAAGGGACCTGTGAGACAGAGGAAAGTCCCTCCAAGTCATGGCCACCACTTCTAATTCTAATCTGCAAGTCATTTTCTTTGGCACAGTGGATGACCGGTGGGATTTGGGTTTCATattctggggtcacgatcaccAGCGGTTTTTTAGTAGATTCCGACTTGAATCTTAAGTTCTGGATTGAAGATTCAAGGACGGATTTGTAGGAGGACTTGGTCGGGGTGTGAACAGTGTTGGAGAATAAGGTGAAGTTTTTGAATTCATTTTGGAGACATTCCAGAAAATATTCATGCCCATAGGCGGAAGCTGCCCATGAGATAGTAAGGATAACAAGAAGAGTAAAATTAGCAAGTGAAGAGATCATGGTCGGAGCACTACTAGTCTTCATTGATACATCATTAATGTCTATGAAATGAGATGCATGCCATCATTTGTATATTTATAAAGGTTTTAATTTTGTcatctatatttatttttttcaattttggtTCTCTATATTATTTAAGTTCATTGTCTTCCCATTTTTTAGAATTTTGAACTTTTCGTAAAAAGTGCTAATGTGACAAATACTTTGTGTGATATTAACGTCAttttagaaagaaaaaaatattaaaattgtcaaaaaaataacatattaaaaCCTCAATAGAAAAGCTTATTATTGATGGTTTGAGTGTGTTGTTATTAAAGTATGGAAGGTCTCATTCTGATGGGCGACTTGTTTACCAGCCAAATTTGACTCACAGCCATTGGCATATACAATATATATGTCATAGGTGACGTTTCGATATGGGTTTTGATTTCTTTCATTCGTTATTATTATAGTGATCTTTGCTTGACCAATGACTGGCTGCAGGCATACTCACCCGCCATTTTTGACTACCTTATaccaatattttaatatattaaataattttgacCGACCACAGGCATAACCGCATAAGTTAAATATAAGGTTCCATAAAATTATGCTCGATCATAAACTTGCTTTAAAACTTTTGGAGTGTAACATGCGAAACTATTGAAGATAAacttataaattaaaatattttcacgGACCCGAGTAATGTTTTCATAATCGGACTCGTGATCGAATCTTTCTATTTTAAAACATCAATTTAATCGGTTGGAACGATTCAACATGATGATTGAACCGGAAAACtgttatattatttataatatattaaataatatatttaaattttaaaaatcttaaacatgtatataaataatataaatatatatttacccaggtttaaaaaatcaaataagcTCTAATATTACTAATACTGAATATGTAACTATACGACACATATGCAAAGGAAATCATGTTTGTCACACGACACTGACGTTGTTTATTAATCATACAATCGTAAACAACAAGCTTCGTCATACAAATTTTGCCAAAACCTAGTCTATTTCATAATATAAATCATTGTTTTTACAATGTAAATACGGAAATGCGGAAATGAATTATATCTTAACATAACAGAATTTAAATAGATTAGATCTCGACCTGATCTTTTATCACTAGCCCCAAAACATGGCTTACTCATCCTCGTCTAATTGATCTTCATTTTTATCTGGAGATGGAGAGTGAGGGGTGAGTGTTTGGGAAAACACTCGGTAAGCGGGGGCCGATCATTCACAACAAATATCAAGGATACATATAGGTATACATAATTATAATTTCAATTATAATCATGCTGAATCTAATACAAACAAAAATACACACAATACTGAAAACCAATTAATTTTCCATGGTTTACTGACCAGTTCCttatatgttactcctctaagagACGAtgccaaataaatatttattataccCCAATGCATCATGttcatatcatatcaaatcaaacatcAAAATTTCTTTTATCATTTCTAACTCAAATCAATTCAGTccatttcaaatatttcaaacatGCTTCCGAATATCATATCTAATATcgataaaaaaacaaattcaaagATAACATATCAAATAGAAACAAATATATCATGTAAATCGAATTTTCAAGTACTTACATATATCATTTCTATAAAAAAACAGTAGTAAGCCCACTTACAGATTTATGCTCCAAAATTTTAAGGAACAAGATGAAATTTCGTCATCAGAAATCAGTCACTTTGCAGAGACATTTGCGACTAATTGAACCATTGAATCGAGCATAAATTTAGACAACACTTTCTCAAGTAGTGAACTAAATTGTGAACGGTAAATATTGGATTTGTTTTTTGTTTGGACTAGTTTATGGACGATAAATAATAGTTCTAGCATTCTCGTCTAGAAATTTAGCAGTTTTATTTTGAAGACCATATACAAAAGTATACCATTAGAtttgattaaagtttggatatgatattaaaaaaatatattttgaacagTGAAATCATATTTGGACAAAACTTTGCTTGCATATGATTGCTTAAAAATGTGCAGAATGATGTTGTTGACAGCTTTAAAAAGCTGACAGAATATGCTGAAGGAATGCTGCATGATTTTGAGAGGATATAtataagatttgattggtagCTAAAGGGTAATCATTTCAGCTATTTTTAATGGTCGTTAACACACTTTTAAGGAGTTAATCATCCTTCAATTGGGTGTTACATGCTAATTTATACCATGTGTATAGATGGCctttcaaatttaaaacatGGGGTGTATTTCTTGAGCTTAAATTGGTCTTGATCTTGGTTTTGGTTTGATCTTTCACATCCTTCTTTTTTTATTGAAGTTTCGTCCTAAAAAATTGGGTttttttgatatttgaaaagtTTATGACATAGTTCTCACATTTTATCTTCTAACTCCCATGTAGTTTAACTTTTGTTATTAAACCATTTTAATTTGACATATGAGATGGTTCATCGCCTAAGTACTTGGTCCTTGGTCTCCAAAATTCTAATAGGAACTTCTTcgcattttaattattcattTGGCTTTTCTTCTATAACGAGTGGTTCCGCTTCAAGAATATGACTCACATATGGAATGTATCTTACCAGTTGTGAAATGTAGAAGACATTGTGAATTTTTGACATATCAGGTGGAAGTGCTAATCTATAAGCAAGGGTTCTCACTTTCTCCATAATTTCAAAAGGTCTGACATATCTAGGATTCAGTTTCTCGGCCTTATTGAATCAGATCACACCTTTATGGGTGAAACTTTCACATATGTTTTCTCGCCCACTTCAAATTCCACAGGTCAGCCATGTTTTCTGTCGATCTTTCCAGTCTTTAGACTCTCCATGATCATATTAACTTTATCCATTATTTTTGGATCAGATCGGGTCCAGTGATGACAATTTCCCCTACTTAATCCAAATATAGTGGTGATCAGTATTTTCATCCTTACGGAGCTTCGTACAGAGCTATACCAATGTAGTTatagtagttttttttttttttttttttttgtaaaaaaactcAATTAATGATAGATGTTCACTCCAATTGCCTCTGAAATCCAGCGCACAAGCTCGTAGAATGTCTTCTAGAGTTTGGATTGTTCTATCGTTTTGGACACAGTCTATGGGTGGTGGGTCATACTGAGAGTGCCTTGGTCCCCATAGCTTGCTGAAAGCTTCGAAAAATGAGTCACGAATCTCGGATCTCAATATGATAAAATGATTAAtggaactccatgcaatctCACAATAGTATTCATGTACAAGGTAACAAATTTGTTCAGATTATAATTCATATGGAAGGGCAAAGAATGTGCAGATTTTGTAAGTATATCTATGATTGACCATATATTGCCATGAATTTCTTGATTTTAGCAAATCCACGAAAATATGATCTCATTTTCATTATGGGATTTTCAGATTTTGAAGAAGTTCTCGAGGTTGTTGATGTTAAGATTTAACTTGTTGACATACTTGACATCTTGAGATGAATTCTTCCACATCTTTCTTCATTCCGTTCCACAATAAATTTTCCTTTGAGTCT
This region of Primulina eburnea isolate SZY01 chromosome 14, ASM2296580v1, whole genome shotgun sequence genomic DNA includes:
- the LOC140812433 gene encoding tetrahydroberberine oxidase-like, translating into MKTSSAPTMISSLANFTLLVILTISWAASAYGHEYFLECLQNEFKNFTLFSNTVHTPTKSSYKSVLESSIQNLRFKSESTKKPLVIVTPEYETQIPPVIHCAKENDLQIRIRSGGHDLEGLSSVSQVPFMILDMINLSEVAIDAEQKTAWVQSGATLGSLYYRIAEKSQTLGFPGGLCPSVGVGGHLSGGGYGTMLRKYGLAADNVIDARIAVVNGRILDRESMGEDLFWAIRGSGGSSFGVILSWKIKLVDVPERVTVFTIDRTSEQNATQLVQKLQYVAHKIDENIFFRTVIRKIPSGTIQASFHSLFLGGIDELLPIMQESFPELGLVREDCTEMRWIESVLHFAMFPADQPLEVLLSRIQPFVPHFKVKTDYVQESISEHDLEGIWRLLDEIETGEIDIIPYGGRMDAISESSIPFPHRAGNLYQIEYIVFWLTEEGNNAEKCVNWVRKLHSYMTPYVSISPRAAYINYRDLDLGVNNKSKAGITSYEEARIWGAKYFKNNFERLVEVKSRVDPKNFFRDEQSIPPLTNMCDA